A genomic window from Chitinophaga pollutisoli includes:
- a CDS encoding DUF72 domain-containing protein — translation MKEKQTGHYHAGTSGLVLPVPNKQSFPPEFRDKTRLAYYASLFNSIEINRSFYTVPMAATVRRWAEEVPTGFTFTFKLWKGITHAKNMEFREADVLQFMEVIAGAGDKKGCLLVQLPPSAPVGRMEKTVRLLELIRAADARGEWKIALELRHASWYIPEVFAMADETRCSIVLHDMPRSANGRIGPEAPFIYLRFHGPAGDYKGGYGEEHLRFRCRQIRAWRREGKDVFVYFNNTIGDAIPNLMRLNRMVER, via the coding sequence ATGAAGGAAAAACAAACAGGACATTACCACGCCGGCACGAGCGGGCTGGTGTTGCCGGTCCCCAACAAACAGTCGTTCCCGCCGGAGTTCCGCGACAAAACGAGGCTGGCATACTACGCATCGCTGTTCAACAGCATCGAGATCAACCGCTCGTTCTATACTGTTCCGATGGCCGCCACGGTCAGGCGCTGGGCCGAAGAGGTACCTACCGGTTTTACGTTCACTTTCAAGTTATGGAAAGGCATCACGCACGCCAAAAACATGGAATTCCGGGAAGCAGACGTGTTGCAGTTTATGGAAGTGATTGCGGGTGCGGGGGATAAGAAAGGATGCCTGCTCGTGCAGCTGCCGCCATCGGCACCGGTGGGGCGGATGGAGAAAACCGTGCGCCTGCTGGAACTGATCCGCGCGGCGGATGCCCGCGGCGAGTGGAAAATTGCGTTGGAACTGCGGCACGCCTCCTGGTACATCCCGGAAGTGTTTGCGATGGCGGATGAGACGCGGTGCAGCATCGTACTGCACGACATGCCGCGTTCCGCCAACGGGCGCATCGGGCCGGAAGCGCCTTTCATTTACCTTCGCTTCCACGGGCCTGCGGGCGATTACAAAGGCGGCTATGGCGAGGAGCACCTGCGTTTCCGCTGCCGGCAGATCCGGGCGTGGAGGAGGGAAGGGAAAGACGTATTCGTCTATTTTAACAACACGATCGGCGATGCCATCCCGAATCTCATGCGGCTGAACCGGATGGTGGAACGGTAG
- a CDS encoding alpha/beta hydrolase: MNKFVLAMISISLTVAMSCQQSSPDRQHEAQAPRDSAISQLMPSDSGYAEVNGLKMYYEVYGEGKPIILIHGSYMNIPLNWAGIIPQMAKDRKVIVAEMQGHGHTRDISRELSYEGMADDVSALLKHLKVDSADVLGYSMGGGVAFQMAIRHPEQVRRLVVLSGTYAHDGWWPEVEAMYAHFTPDMFKGSPIETEFLKQGHDSTEFAAYVTKVISIDLKPYDWTKEVKQIKAPVFMAIGDADGVRYEHALALFRAKGGGKMGDMTGLPTSRLAILPGTTHIGMMANKDMWMPMVANFLDSDLNAPPPAF, encoded by the coding sequence ATGAACAAGTTTGTTTTAGCCATGATTTCCATTTCCCTGACTGTTGCCATGTCTTGCCAGCAAAGCTCCCCGGACAGGCAGCATGAAGCACAGGCGCCCCGCGATTCGGCGATCAGCCAGCTGATGCCCAGTGACAGCGGTTACGCCGAAGTCAACGGGTTAAAAATGTATTATGAAGTCTATGGTGAAGGAAAACCGATCATATTGATCCACGGTTCCTACATGAATATTCCTCTTAATTGGGCCGGCATCATTCCGCAAATGGCGAAAGACCGTAAAGTGATCGTTGCGGAAATGCAAGGCCACGGCCACACGAGAGACATCTCCCGTGAATTAAGCTACGAAGGCATGGCCGACGATGTATCCGCATTGCTGAAACATCTGAAAGTGGACAGCGCCGACGTGTTGGGATACAGTATGGGCGGGGGCGTCGCCTTCCAGATGGCCATTCGGCACCCGGAGCAGGTGCGCAGGCTGGTGGTGCTGTCGGGCACCTATGCGCACGATGGCTGGTGGCCGGAAGTGGAAGCCATGTATGCCCATTTTACCCCGGATATGTTCAAAGGCTCGCCGATTGAAACGGAATTCCTCAAACAGGGCCACGACTCCACGGAATTTGCGGCTTACGTCACCAAGGTGATCAGCATCGACCTCAAGCCTTACGACTGGACCAAAGAAGTAAAGCAAATCAAAGCCCCCGTTTTCATGGCCATCGGCGATGCGGACGGTGTCCGCTATGAGCACGCGCTGGCACTTTTCCGGGCGAAGGGCGGCGGTAAAATGGGTGATATGACGGGCCTGCCCACTTCACGGCTCGCCATCCTTCCCGGCACCACCCACATTGGTATGATGGCGAATAAGGATATGTGGATGCCGATGGTGGCCAATTTCCTGGATAGCGACCTGAACGCCCCTCCTCCTGCTTTCTGA
- a CDS encoding TonB-dependent receptor: MWNNLLSSKWIAVPVMLLLLVISAGAKGQTGFSRKITVNFKDTPLKEALKTITREAGTVFVYTSNDAAFQARVTYSATAESAEAVIKKILAQRQLTYKVMEGKVLIEKALPPAPQEKPLSITGKVVDESNGEPMPGVSVRLKGGSLGATTDAEGLYHLKGVPQNATLIFSLLGYGRQELPLGGRDILNVNMKVSASELSETVVIGYGTQKRSDLTGAVGSVNVNDMNKAPISSFDEALAGRVAGVQVSSSEGQPGAGVIISIRGNNSLTQDNSPLYVIDGFPIETSNNNLINPDDIETIDILKDASATAIYGARGANGVIIITTKRGKTGAPSISYNGRYGWMENIQRIPVMSAYEFVKLQQEINVGDLDETYLANGTTLEDYRNVQGIDWQGKLYRIAPQQNHSISMRGGSDKTRYSVSGQALDQQGTIINSAFKRLQSKVSLDQQINDQLKVGGNITYTNNKTTGTTPSAPSLSSMNNLLYSAWGYRPTGPLNSSKPVNENFEDELIDDMVNSGTDYRINPFLSAENEYRLRNVDNLIANIFGEYKILPNLRLRVSGGVNKTTQRNDAFNNSKTRSGNPATVYKVNGSVMYYETTNWLSENTLTYDKKFNRNHRINAVAGFTAQGNKYGVHGLSANQLPNEALGLNGLSQGVPQPVTSSESEWALASMLARANYVYRDKYFFTASFRSDGSSKFRADNQWSYFPSGAIAWELSKEKFMKQVRFISSAKVRASWGITGNNRVSDYATFALLDFATRNSYYSFGNELQQSAIPVTMASTDLKWENTAQTDVGLDISFFKSRVSLGLDYYRKVTSDLLLNARLPPTVGYLTAFKNVGKTSNEGLEISLQTRNVDTKDFAWSSSFNISFNRSKVLALTQNQESLTSTMGWDSWYSSVALYIAKIGQPVGQFYGYIWEGVYGYDDFDPLPNGGYLLKEGVPTNGNTRAAIKPGDIRYRDLNGDGVVNVSDQTVIGRGFPVHVGGFTNDFRYKGFDLNVFFQWSYGNQVMNANRINFENGNKTYLNQYKTFENRWTPENPNSNIPRAGGQYGYVYSSRTLEDGSFLRLKTVSLGYNIPAAVLKRARIKSLRVFAAAQNLVTWTKYSGSDPEVAIGYSALTPGFDYSSYPRARTTTLGLNLGL, from the coding sequence ATGTGGAACAATCTGTTATCGTCGAAATGGATAGCGGTACCCGTTATGTTGCTGCTGCTGGTTATCTCGGCAGGCGCTAAAGGGCAGACCGGCTTTTCCCGGAAAATTACCGTCAACTTCAAGGATACGCCGCTGAAAGAAGCGTTGAAAACCATCACCCGGGAAGCGGGCACCGTATTCGTATACACTTCCAACGACGCCGCTTTCCAGGCGCGCGTCACTTATTCCGCCACGGCTGAAAGCGCGGAAGCCGTCATTAAAAAAATACTGGCGCAGCGGCAGCTGACCTATAAAGTAATGGAAGGCAAAGTGCTGATCGAAAAAGCACTGCCTCCGGCGCCGCAGGAGAAGCCCCTCAGCATCACCGGCAAGGTGGTGGATGAATCGAACGGGGAACCGATGCCCGGCGTGTCTGTCAGGCTGAAAGGCGGCAGCCTCGGCGCCACCACGGATGCGGAGGGCCTCTATCATCTCAAAGGCGTTCCGCAAAACGCGACGCTGATCTTTTCCCTGCTTGGATACGGCCGCCAGGAGCTCCCGCTCGGCGGGCGCGACATCCTCAATGTAAACATGAAAGTGTCGGCCAGCGAGCTGAGCGAAACCGTTGTGATCGGTTACGGCACCCAGAAGCGTTCGGACCTCACGGGCGCCGTGGGCAGCGTGAACGTAAATGATATGAACAAAGCCCCCATCTCCTCGTTCGACGAAGCGCTGGCGGGCCGCGTGGCGGGCGTGCAGGTGTCGTCTTCAGAAGGTCAGCCCGGCGCCGGCGTCATTATCTCCATCCGGGGCAACAATTCCCTCACGCAGGATAACTCGCCGTTGTACGTGATCGACGGATTCCCCATCGAAACGTCCAACAACAACCTCATCAATCCCGACGATATCGAAACCATTGATATTCTCAAGGATGCATCGGCCACGGCTATTTACGGCGCACGCGGCGCCAATGGCGTCATCATCATCACGACCAAAAGAGGCAAAACCGGCGCGCCATCCATCTCCTACAACGGCCGCTACGGCTGGATGGAAAATATCCAGCGCATCCCCGTGATGAGCGCTTATGAATTCGTGAAGCTGCAACAAGAAATAAATGTGGGCGACCTGGACGAAACCTACCTCGCCAACGGCACCACGCTGGAAGATTACCGGAACGTGCAGGGGATCGACTGGCAGGGGAAGCTCTACCGAATCGCGCCGCAGCAAAATCATAGCATCTCGATGCGGGGCGGCTCGGATAAAACGCGCTACAGCGTATCCGGCCAGGCGCTCGACCAGCAGGGCACCATCATCAATTCCGCATTCAAACGCCTGCAGTCTAAAGTGAGCCTCGACCAGCAGATCAACGACCAGCTGAAAGTCGGTGGCAATATCACTTATACCAATAACAAGACGACCGGCACCACTCCTTCCGCCCCCAGCCTGTCTTCCATGAACAACTTGCTCTACAGCGCCTGGGGATACCGGCCAACCGGCCCCCTCAATTCCTCGAAGCCCGTCAATGAGAATTTCGAGGATGAGCTGATAGACGATATGGTGAACTCGGGAACTGATTATCGCATCAATCCCTTCCTCAGCGCGGAAAACGAATACCGGTTGCGGAATGTCGACAACCTCATCGCGAATATTTTCGGGGAATATAAGATACTGCCGAACCTGCGCCTGCGCGTGTCGGGCGGTGTCAATAAAACCACACAGCGCAACGATGCGTTCAATAACTCCAAAACCCGCAGCGGCAACCCCGCCACGGTGTATAAAGTGAACGGATCGGTTATGTATTACGAAACTACGAACTGGCTGAGTGAGAATACCCTTACCTACGACAAGAAGTTCAACCGGAACCACCGGATCAATGCCGTGGCTGGCTTCACGGCACAGGGCAATAAATATGGTGTGCACGGCCTTTCCGCCAACCAGCTTCCCAACGAGGCGCTGGGGCTCAACGGCCTGAGCCAGGGCGTTCCGCAGCCTGTAACCAGTTCCGAATCCGAATGGGCGCTGGCTTCCATGCTGGCACGGGCAAACTATGTGTACCGGGATAAATATTTCTTCACGGCGTCGTTCCGGAGCGACGGCTCTTCCAAGTTCCGGGCCGATAACCAATGGAGTTATTTCCCTTCCGGCGCCATCGCCTGGGAGTTATCCAAAGAGAAATTCATGAAGCAGGTGCGCTTCATCTCCAGCGCGAAAGTACGCGCCAGCTGGGGTATTACAGGCAACAACCGGGTGAGCGATTACGCCACCTTCGCCCTGCTCGACTTCGCGACGCGCAACTCTTATTATTCCTTCGGCAATGAGCTGCAGCAGAGCGCCATTCCCGTTACCATGGCGAGTACCGACCTGAAATGGGAGAATACGGCGCAAACGGACGTGGGGCTGGATATCTCGTTCTTCAAATCGCGGGTGTCGCTGGGGTTGGATTATTACCGGAAAGTAACGTCGGACCTGCTGCTGAACGCGCGGCTCCCGCCTACCGTGGGGTATTTAACCGCATTCAAGAACGTGGGGAAAACGAGCAACGAGGGGCTGGAGATTTCTTTGCAAACGCGGAACGTGGATACGAAGGATTTCGCCTGGAGCAGCAGTTTCAATATTTCGTTCAACCGCAGCAAAGTGCTGGCCCTCACACAAAACCAGGAATCGCTGACTTCCACCATGGGCTGGGACTCCTGGTATAGCAGCGTGGCGCTGTACATCGCCAAGATCGGGCAGCCCGTAGGGCAGTTTTACGGGTATATCTGGGAGGGCGTGTATGGGTATGATGATTTCGATCCGTTGCCCAACGGCGGCTATCTGCTCAAAGAGGGCGTTCCCACCAACGGTAACACCCGCGCGGCGATCAAACCCGGGGATATCAGGTACCGCGATCTGAATGGCGACGGCGTGGTGAACGTGTCGGACCAGACGGTGATCGGCCGGGGCTTCCCGGTACATGTGGGCGGCTTTACCAACGACTTCCGCTACAAAGGGTTCGACCTCAACGTGTTTTTCCAATGGTCGTACGGCAACCAGGTGATGAACGCCAACCGCATCAACTTCGAAAACGGTAACAAAACATATCTCAACCAGTATAAAACTTTCGAAAACCGCTGGACGCCGGAGAATCCCAACAGCAACATCCCCCGTGCAGGCGGGCAATACGGCTACGTATATTCCTCCCGTACGTTGGAAGACGGTTCCTTCCTCCGGCTCAAAACCGTGTCGCTGGGGTATAATATCCCCGCCGCGGTGTTGAAAAGAGCGAGGATCAAGAGCCTGCGCGTATTTGCCGCGGCGCAGAACCTCGTTACCTGGACGAAATACTCCGGTTCCGATCCGGAAGTGGCGATCGGATATTCCGCGCTTACGCCCGGGTTCGACTATTCGTCGTATCCCCGTGCGAGAACAACTACGCTGGGTCTGAACCTGGGTTTGTAA
- a CDS encoding sigma-70 family RNA polymerase sigma factor has protein sequence MTLIRNISQQRFRKIVEGTADRLYASMFPLCKDKAMCEDIMQETYIRLWKNLDQVKDDEAVLALLRTYARNIFLDEVRKTARRQQGMLQHAAEEKADSTEDYLYNRELNAQLQEAINMLPPQQQLIFRLHKEHALSYKQISAQMKITTGTIEVQMNRALKSLKKKLSHLKGNFPFL, from the coding sequence ATGACACTCATCCGAAACATATCGCAACAACGGTTCAGGAAGATCGTGGAGGGCACGGCGGACCGGCTGTATGCCAGCATGTTTCCCTTGTGTAAAGACAAGGCGATGTGTGAGGATATAATGCAGGAGACTTACATCAGGCTCTGGAAAAACCTGGACCAGGTGAAAGACGACGAGGCGGTATTAGCATTGTTGCGCACCTACGCCCGCAATATTTTCCTCGACGAGGTCCGTAAAACCGCCCGCCGGCAACAGGGCATGCTCCAGCATGCTGCTGAAGAAAAAGCGGATTCCACGGAGGATTACCTATATAACCGCGAGCTGAACGCACAGCTGCAGGAAGCCATCAATATGCTGCCGCCGCAGCAGCAGCTTATATTCCGGTTGCACAAAGAACACGCGTTGAGTTACAAACAGATCTCCGCGCAGATGAAAATCACTACAGGCACCATCGAGGTGCAAATGAACAGGGCGCTGAAATCTTTGAAAAAGAAACTTTCGCACCTGAAAGGCAACTTCCCTTTTTTATAG
- a CDS encoding RagB/SusD family nutrient uptake outer membrane protein has protein sequence MKKLISISCLAVLMIMSSCSKFLDKKPLSTISPNNYYKNEAEANSALAGIYAICGMEFMWGGRIPIRHNASTDESFYSVTNQLVGVWWFNYDGSDPVVTEMWTWLYAGIERANMFLANIGATDMDAAKKTAFIGEAKFLRAWYYFTLVQYWGGVPLKTEPSSSVNNVDFARSSAEQIYNFVEKEMKEAEGMVRDVTDINNTERISKSTVRAAMARMYLQWAGEPLKNTAKFTSARDMALKVVQSNVHMLNPDYRQIYINQCQDIGEWKECIWETGNWGNNSDANRIGGRIGNENGVRCTSNNDQVIGYAYGFNSTTYKLFHLYGAGDLRRDWAISTYTLNSSGVKANISATSIYNRNCAKWRREYELVRPLNKNYTPTNFPIIRYADVLLMLAEAENEVSGPANAEEYLNKVRRRGYGLPADVADATADLTGLGQGAFREAIRDERARELCFEGVRKMDLIRWGIYLTEMQEQAIEIKARASATYQYAALAAERVTERHLLYPIPAIEMSLNKLMVQNPGW, from the coding sequence ATGAAGAAGCTCATTTCCATTTCCTGCCTGGCGGTACTGATGATCATGTCGTCGTGCAGCAAATTCCTGGATAAAAAGCCCCTTTCCACCATATCTCCCAACAATTATTATAAGAATGAAGCAGAAGCGAATTCCGCGCTGGCGGGTATATACGCGATCTGCGGAATGGAGTTTATGTGGGGCGGAAGGATTCCCATCCGCCACAATGCGAGTACCGATGAAAGTTTCTACTCCGTCACCAATCAATTGGTGGGTGTGTGGTGGTTTAACTACGACGGATCCGACCCGGTGGTAACCGAAATGTGGACCTGGCTGTATGCCGGTATCGAGCGGGCGAACATGTTCCTGGCCAACATCGGCGCCACGGATATGGACGCGGCGAAAAAGACGGCTTTCATTGGCGAAGCGAAGTTTTTGCGGGCGTGGTATTACTTCACGCTCGTACAATACTGGGGCGGCGTTCCGTTGAAAACGGAGCCATCCTCATCCGTAAATAATGTAGACTTCGCCCGTTCGTCTGCGGAGCAGATTTATAATTTCGTGGAGAAGGAAATGAAAGAAGCGGAAGGCATGGTGCGGGATGTGACGGACATTAACAACACCGAGCGCATTTCCAAATCCACCGTCCGCGCCGCAATGGCGCGCATGTATCTCCAATGGGCCGGCGAGCCGCTGAAAAATACGGCCAAATTCACATCCGCGCGGGATATGGCGCTGAAGGTGGTGCAATCCAATGTGCATATGCTGAACCCGGATTACCGGCAGATTTATATTAACCAGTGCCAGGATATCGGCGAGTGGAAAGAATGCATCTGGGAAACGGGCAACTGGGGCAATAACAGCGACGCCAACCGCATCGGCGGGCGTATCGGTAACGAAAACGGTGTGCGCTGCACTTCCAACAACGACCAGGTGATCGGATATGCATATGGTTTTAACAGCACTACGTACAAACTGTTCCATCTCTATGGCGCGGGGGATCTCCGCCGCGATTGGGCCATCAGCACCTACACGCTCAATTCTTCCGGCGTGAAAGCCAATATCAGCGCCACCAGCATCTACAACCGCAACTGCGCGAAATGGCGCCGCGAATACGAGCTGGTACGCCCACTCAACAAAAACTACACGCCCACCAACTTCCCCATCATCCGGTATGCCGACGTGCTGCTGATGCTGGCCGAAGCGGAGAATGAAGTAAGCGGCCCGGCCAATGCAGAGGAATACCTGAATAAAGTCCGCAGGCGCGGTTACGGTTTGCCGGCCGATGTGGCTGATGCCACCGCCGACCTCACCGGCCTCGGCCAGGGCGCTTTCCGCGAAGCGATCCGCGACGAACGCGCGCGTGAGCTTTGCTTCGAAGGCGTCCGCAAAATGGACCTCATCCGCTGGGGCATTTACCTCACGGAAATGCAGGAACAGGCGATAGAAATAAAAGCCAGGGCGTCGGCTACCTACCAGTACGCCGCACTGGCGGCGGAAAGGGTAACGGAAAGGCACTTGCTCTACCCCATCCCTGCCATCGAAATGTCGCTTAATAAACTGATGGTGCAAAATCCTGGTTGGTAA
- a CDS encoding FecR domain-containing protein, whose translation MTRKMDHHLLEKYLKGDATAEERRQVEAWLEDAPEEWVDAFMAGQHGPAFPGADKAAFTERVMDRVRPRRARWLQVAAVLAGLLAAGWYLLKPDKFKPRAPEMVDIFVPANKTGAITLPDGSKVIMNAGSTLRYAKNFEGEARAVSLSGEAFFDVQPDTEKPFIIRSGGLSTRVLGTSFNISAYPGARKLTVTVLTGKVSVQDTLSHRAVTLLPSQKAVFTPESALLSAETVSHPENEIAWRQGRIIFDETPLLEVAEVLSRRYGVQIVLQGDHLAQCRFNGQFEHDSLDAILRMITRLTNTRAKRAGDTVYLSGKGCASPN comes from the coding sequence ATGACACGCAAAATGGATCATCATTTATTAGAAAAATATCTAAAGGGAGATGCTACAGCTGAAGAGCGCCGGCAGGTAGAAGCATGGCTGGAAGATGCGCCGGAAGAATGGGTGGATGCCTTTATGGCGGGCCAGCACGGGCCTGCGTTCCCCGGGGCCGACAAGGCCGCGTTTACTGAACGGGTGATGGATCGGGTAAGGCCCAGGCGTGCCCGTTGGTTGCAGGTAGCCGCCGTGCTGGCGGGTTTGCTGGCTGCGGGATGGTACCTCCTCAAGCCGGATAAATTCAAACCCCGCGCCCCCGAAATGGTGGACATTTTCGTTCCGGCCAACAAAACCGGCGCCATTACCCTGCCCGACGGCTCAAAAGTGATCATGAACGCGGGCAGTACATTGCGCTATGCCAAAAATTTCGAAGGCGAGGCCAGGGCCGTATCTCTTTCCGGGGAAGCGTTTTTTGACGTGCAGCCCGATACCGAAAAGCCCTTTATCATCCGGTCGGGCGGTCTTAGCACGCGGGTGCTCGGCACTTCCTTCAACATTTCAGCCTATCCGGGCGCCCGGAAACTGACGGTAACGGTGTTGACGGGGAAAGTGTCGGTACAGGACACGCTGAGCCACCGCGCCGTTACGCTGCTGCCTTCGCAGAAAGCGGTATTTACGCCCGAATCCGCGTTGCTTTCAGCCGAAACGGTAAGCCATCCGGAGAACGAAATCGCCTGGCGGCAAGGGCGCATCATCTTCGATGAAACGCCGCTGCTGGAAGTGGCGGAGGTATTGTCGCGGCGATATGGGGTGCAGATCGTCCTCCAGGGCGACCACCTCGCCCAATGCCGTTTCAATGGCCAGTTCGAACACGATTCGCTTGATGCCATCCTGAGAATGATCACACGGCTTACCAACACCCGCGCCAAACGCGCAGGCGATACCGTATACCTCTCGGGCAAGGGCTGCGCATCCCCCAACTGA
- a CDS encoding choice-of-anchor I family protein, with product MRTKIHFLLPVAAMLALAACSKDDVKNPAHPIIENPETFGEAGMIDIGDEGAAEISAYDPSTKRLFVVKNDGINMIKVLDLSDPTKIADLKKDILITAGAVNSLSVSNGQLAAAIEAVNKTENGRVDVYNTSTNALIKSIPVGALPDMVTFSPDGKFILTANEGEPATDYSADPVGTVSIINVADNYAAVHLDFAKFATQETALKTKGFRIFGPGASFAQDVEPEYITVSADSKTAWVTLQENNAIAKIDIAAKSITDIFPLGFKDYNTDANATDLSDKDGGASFKKSPVKSMYQPDAIAVWQQNGGIPYLFTANEGDVREWDAYAENKRVKDLQLDPAAFPDAAALKAETALGRLNVTKTLGDANGDGLYEALYSFGARSFSVWNGLTGAQVFDSKNELDVKAKDAGIYDDARSDDKSIEPEGIAIGTMGNKSIAFVGLERVDAVAIYDVTDPLAPRFLKMLKTGDAPEGVLFVDAQSSPTGKSLLVVSSEGDGVIKVYTPKN from the coding sequence ATGCGAACCAAAATTCATTTCCTGCTGCCCGTTGCAGCTATGCTGGCTCTTGCCGCCTGTTCCAAAGACGATGTGAAAAATCCGGCCCACCCCATCATTGAAAACCCCGAAACTTTCGGAGAAGCCGGGATGATCGACATCGGGGACGAAGGCGCGGCCGAAATCAGTGCCTACGACCCCTCCACCAAACGCCTCTTCGTAGTGAAAAACGACGGCATCAACATGATTAAAGTGCTGGACCTTTCCGATCCCACCAAAATCGCCGACCTGAAGAAGGATATCCTCATCACGGCGGGCGCCGTGAACAGCTTGTCCGTTTCCAACGGCCAACTGGCCGCTGCCATAGAAGCGGTGAACAAAACGGAGAACGGGCGGGTAGACGTATATAATACTTCCACCAACGCGCTCATCAAAAGCATTCCCGTAGGCGCATTGCCCGATATGGTAACTTTCTCGCCCGACGGTAAATTCATCCTCACCGCTAACGAAGGCGAACCGGCAACCGATTATTCCGCTGATCCGGTTGGCACCGTGTCAATCATTAACGTAGCTGATAACTACGCCGCCGTACACCTCGATTTCGCGAAGTTCGCGACGCAGGAAACCGCCCTCAAAACCAAAGGCTTCCGCATTTTCGGACCCGGCGCTTCTTTCGCGCAGGATGTGGAGCCGGAGTATATCACCGTGTCTGCCGATTCCAAAACGGCCTGGGTAACGCTGCAGGAAAACAACGCGATCGCGAAAATCGATATCGCCGCGAAATCCATAACGGATATATTTCCGCTGGGTTTTAAAGATTACAACACTGATGCCAATGCTACGGACCTGTCTGACAAAGACGGTGGCGCCTCCTTCAAAAAATCCCCGGTAAAATCCATGTACCAGCCCGATGCCATTGCCGTATGGCAACAGAATGGCGGCATTCCGTATCTTTTTACGGCGAATGAAGGCGACGTCCGCGAATGGGACGCCTATGCCGAAAACAAACGCGTGAAAGATCTCCAGCTGGACCCCGCCGCCTTCCCAGATGCGGCGGCATTGAAAGCGGAAACCGCACTGGGCCGTCTCAACGTCACCAAAACGCTCGGCGATGCCAATGGCGACGGGCTTTACGAAGCGCTCTATTCCTTCGGCGCCCGCTCCTTCTCCGTTTGGAACGGACTGACCGGCGCGCAGGTGTTCGACAGCAAAAACGAGCTGGACGTAAAAGCTAAAGATGCCGGTATTTACGACGACGCCCGCAGCGATGATAAGAGCATCGAGCCCGAAGGCATCGCCATCGGCACGATGGGCAATAAGTCCATCGCTTTCGTGGGTCTTGAAAGAGTAGACGCTGTGGCTATTTACGACGTTACCGATCCCCTGGCGCCGCGCTTCCTCAAAATGCTCAAAACCGGCGACGCGCCCGAAGGCGTGCTGTTCGTGGACGCCCAAAGCAGCCCCACCGGCAAAAGCCTCCTGGTCGTAAGCAGCGAGGGCGACGGTGTGATAAAAGTTTATACGCCTAAAAACTGA
- the xth gene encoding exodeoxyribonuclease III — MKIATYNVNGVNGRLPVLLRWLEESAPDLVCLQELKAPEEKFPLQAIRDAGYHAIWHGQKSWNGVAILSRYGLPAEVTRVLPGDPEDLHSRYIEAEVEGITLGCLYLPNGNPAPGPKFDYKLRWFERFTMHAAELFASGKPVVLAGDYNVIPTEHDVYKPERWVDDALFLPETRAAFEKLLSQGWTDALRKLYPNETIYTFWDYFRNAFGRNAGLRIDHFLLSPAVDKRLKEAGVDKFVRGWEKSSDHAPVWIELKP, encoded by the coding sequence ATGAAAATAGCCACCTATAACGTGAACGGTGTAAACGGCCGTTTGCCCGTACTGCTGCGCTGGCTGGAAGAAAGCGCCCCCGACCTGGTGTGCCTCCAGGAACTGAAAGCCCCTGAGGAAAAGTTCCCCCTGCAGGCCATCCGCGATGCAGGCTATCACGCCATCTGGCACGGACAAAAAAGCTGGAACGGCGTGGCTATCCTTTCGCGGTACGGATTACCGGCCGAAGTAACGCGCGTACTCCCGGGAGATCCGGAAGACCTCCACAGCCGCTATATCGAAGCCGAAGTGGAAGGCATCACGCTCGGCTGCTTGTACCTGCCAAACGGCAATCCCGCCCCGGGGCCCAAATTCGACTATAAGCTGCGCTGGTTCGAACGCTTCACAATGCATGCCGCGGAACTGTTCGCATCCGGCAAACCCGTTGTGCTGGCAGGCGATTATAACGTGATCCCCACGGAACACGACGTGTATAAACCCGAGAGATGGGTCGACGATGCACTCTTTCTCCCCGAAACGCGCGCCGCATTCGAAAAGTTGTTGTCGCAGGGCTGGACCGACGCTCTGCGCAAATTATACCCCAACGAAACCATTTATACCTTCTGGGATTATTTCCGCAATGCTTTCGGCAGGAACGCCGGCCTGCGGATCGACCACTTCCTGCTAAGCCCGGCCGTAGACAAGCGGCTCAAAGAGGCCGGGGTCGACAAATTCGTGCGCGGATGGGAAAAATCCAGCGACCATGCACCCGTTTGGATCGAGCTGAAACCGTGA